A portion of the Geitlerinema sp. PCC 9228 genome contains these proteins:
- a CDS encoding DUF4079 domain-containing protein, with protein sequence MNFRDLLEAIANYFIELGVPDPIVRWGHPIMMGIVILVMGSFVAWSGWRSRLATDVQIGKQNRASHRLLAPSMTLFMVLGFPGGVLSLVMQDRVIFQSTHFWTGIAVLALLFLNGFISITKFGGEKASLRTAHAYIGSIAIAFMLVHMAFGIQLGLSS encoded by the coding sequence ATGAATTTCCGAGACCTATTAGAAGCGATCGCGAATTATTTCATTGAACTAGGCGTTCCCGATCCAATCGTGCGCTGGGGACATCCAATCATGATGGGAATCGTGATTTTGGTTATGGGAAGTTTTGTGGCATGGTCGGGTTGGCGTTCTCGATTGGCTACCGACGTACAAATTGGCAAGCAAAATCGTGCCAGCCATCGTTTGCTCGCACCAAGCATGACTTTATTTATGGTTTTGGGATTCCCAGGTGGGGTTCTATCATTGGTCATGCAAGATCGTGTCATCTTTCAAAGTACCCATTTTTGGACAGGCATAGCTGTTCTAGCTCTGTTATTTTTGAACGGTTTTATTTCCATAACCAAATTCGGTGGTGAGAAAGCTTCCCTGCGCACAGCTCATGCCTACATCGGTAGCATTGCGATCGCTTTCATGTTGGTTCATATGGCCTTTGGGATTCAACTGGGGCTTTCCAGTTAA
- the glyQ gene encoding glycine--tRNA ligase subunit alpha, giving the protein MNFQSVITTLNNFWGDRGCLIAQPYDTEKGAGTMNHHTFLRAIGPEPWSVAYVEPSRRPTDGRYGENPNRYQHYYQYQVLIKPSPSDIQQTYLDSLRALGIRPEDHDIRFVEDNWEAPTLGAWGVGWEVWLDGMEITQFTYFQQCGGIDCRPVSIEITYGLERLTMYLQETDAFTKIRWTDDLTYGDVHLQGEIEQCTYNFEASNPDLLFKLFELYEQEATDAINQKLVMPSYDYVLKCSHTFNLLDARGVISVAERTRYIARIRAMARKVAHLYLEQREELGFPLLAKAQ; this is encoded by the coding sequence GTGAATTTTCAATCAGTCATTACAACGCTCAACAACTTTTGGGGCGATCGCGGTTGTTTGATTGCCCAACCCTACGATACGGAAAAAGGGGCTGGAACGATGAACCACCATACCTTTTTACGGGCCATCGGTCCGGAACCTTGGTCGGTTGCCTATGTAGAACCCAGCCGCCGCCCCACCGACGGACGTTATGGAGAAAATCCCAATCGCTACCAGCACTATTACCAGTACCAAGTTCTCATCAAACCTTCTCCCAGCGATATCCAACAAACCTACTTAGACTCCCTAAGAGCTCTCGGCATTCGTCCAGAAGACCACGATATTCGCTTTGTAGAAGACAACTGGGAAGCCCCCACTTTAGGAGCTTGGGGCGTCGGTTGGGAAGTATGGCTCGATGGCATGGAAATCACTCAGTTTACGTACTTCCAACAATGCGGCGGTATTGACTGTCGTCCTGTCTCTATCGAAATCACCTATGGATTGGAACGGCTAACCATGTACCTGCAAGAAACGGATGCGTTCACCAAAATCCGTTGGACCGACGATTTAACCTACGGTGACGTTCACTTACAAGGGGAAATCGAGCAGTGTACCTATAATTTTGAAGCTTCCAACCCCGACTTGCTTTTCAAGCTGTTTGAACTGTACGAACAGGAAGCCACCGACGCCATCAACCAAAAACTGGTTATGCCTAGTTACGACTACGTTCTCAAGTGCTCCCACACGTTTAATCTGCTAGATGCTAGAGGGGTCATTTCTGTGGCCGAACGTACCCGCTATATTGCTAGAATTCGTGCGATGGCACGTAAAGTGGCGCATCTGTACCTAGAACAACGGGAAGAATTGGGTTTTCCCTTGCTGGCCAAGGCTCAGTAA